From Heliangelus exortis chromosome 11, bHelExo1.hap1, whole genome shotgun sequence:
TCCCTCCCCGCTGCCGCCTCCCTCCCCGCTGCCGCCTCCCTCCCCGCTGCCGCCTCCCTCCCCGCTGCCGCCTCCCTCCCGCGCATGCGCGGCGGGGCTGCGCGAGCCAGGCCGCAGGCTCCGCCGTTGCCgccggcgggcgggcgggcaggcGGCGCCTGAGGGGCGGGGGCGGCGCGATGTCCCGGGGGGCGGCGGAGCGGGCGCGGAGCCGCGGGCGCTGAGGGAGCATGGCCGAGTCGCTGCGGGAGGAGCCGCCGGGCGGGCAGGAGTCGGAGGCCGAGCTGTCGCAGCGGTTGGCCCGCACCAAGGCCCGCTCGTACGGCAGCACCGCGAGCGTGGCGGCGCCGCTGGCCGAGCGCTACGTAGAGCACCGGCTCAGCGCCGGGGACACGCTGCAGGGCATCGCCCTCAAGTACGGCGTCACGGTAAGGCGAGAGCCGCCGGGGCCAGCCGGGGAGGGGCTCAGCCCCGTGGCGGCGATTGGCTCCCGCGGCAGCGGCGCGGAGTTGTTAGGCCCGGAAAGTAACGGAGCcgaaagggagagagggactGGAGGCGACGCAGCCCGGAGGTGACAGGAGGAACTTGTCCTGCCCGGGGCTCTTGCCGAGGCTGCGGTGATGGGTTTGGTTTCGGTTTTTAAAGTGCCGCCATCTAAATACCGGGCTGCCGGAGGGCTGGGGACGGCCCCGAGGGGCAGTGGCCGAGCCTGCGC
This genomic window contains:
- the LYSMD2 gene encoding lysM and putative peptidoglycan-binding domain-containing protein 2 isoform X3, whose amino-acid sequence is MAESLREEPPGGQESEAELSQRLARTKARSYGSTASVAAPLAERYVEHRLSAGDTLQGIALKYGVTYTA
- the LYSMD2 gene encoding lysM and putative peptidoglycan-binding domain-containing protein 2 isoform X2, which gives rise to MAESLREEPPGGQESEAELSQRLARTKARSYGSTASVAAPLAERYVEHRLSAGDTLQGIALKYGVTLPLMLLVYCLRNHS